One Candidatus Alcyoniella australis DNA segment encodes these proteins:
- a CDS encoding response regulator, with protein MAKQRILIVHDEEAILELIEYNLTKEGYQVECVTSGERALSRAREPARSDGARPDAARPRGLEVCKALKNGAKTSRIPILMLTAKGDDSDVIAGLELGAEDYITKPFSPKVLIARIRTAGDNNSFNL; from the coding sequence ATGGCCAAGCAACGGATACTGATCGTCCACGACGAGGAGGCGATTCTCGAGCTAATCGAATACAACCTGACCAAGGAGGGCTATCAGGTTGAATGCGTGACCTCGGGAGAACGGGCGTTGAGCAGGGCGCGCGAGCCTGCCCGATCTGATGGTGCTCGACCTGATGCTGCCCGGCCTCGAGGGCTCGAGGTCTGCAAGGCGCTGAAGAACGGCGCCAAGACCTCGCGAATTCCGATCCTGATGCTCACGGCCAAGGGCGACGACTCCGACGTGATCGCCGGATTGGAGCTCGGCGCGGAGGACTACATCACCAAACCGTTCAGCCCCAAGGTCTTGATCGCACGCATCCGCACCGCAGGTGACAACAACAGTTTTAACTTGTAG
- the nuoF gene encoding NADH-quinone oxidoreductase subunit NuoF, which yields MIDQQLITKIDAIAGRYPDRKSALMPALHLVQKNSEGYISDEDLAQVAKIIGVSVAEAFGVRTYYTMYNRRPVGKYHLQVDTNIPAMLAGAEQIVEHLQQTLGIELGQTTDDGMFTLSQVEDLGSCGTCPVIQVNDRYYENMTTAKTDELLQSLRSGVMPERPDQGNFGSACDILLKHRGTADSTKIETYLADGGYQSLEKALSLEPNEVLSQVKESKIRGRGGAGFPMGLKWSFLPKGVDKPVYLICNADEGEPGTFKDRQIMEFDPHLLIEGMAISGYAIGSKVGFIYIRGEFEWIADILDAAIDEARQANKLGVDILGKGFDFEIVVHLGAGAYVCGEETALIESLEGKRGNPRLKPPFPAVEGFDGCPTIVNNVETLSNVPYILQHGPEAYLKIGVENNYGPKIFGVSGHVNKPGTYEYPLGTTLDELIEVAGGVKGNMKAVIVGGLSVPILTAEQAKGLCMDYDSCMKKGTMLGSGGIIVINDQTSIPQVALRTIKFYAHESCGQCIPCRKGSNTIKNLLTKIVQGHGKPEDIETILRLCATIKGSTLCPTGDAFAMPIEAMIKTFRSEFDALVQ from the coding sequence ATGATCGACCAACAGCTTATTACCAAGATCGATGCGATCGCCGGCCGCTACCCCGACCGCAAATCCGCACTGATGCCGGCGCTGCATCTGGTGCAAAAGAACTCGGAAGGCTACATCTCCGACGAGGATCTGGCCCAAGTGGCCAAGATCATCGGCGTGTCCGTGGCCGAGGCATTCGGCGTTCGGACCTACTACACGATGTACAACCGCCGACCCGTGGGCAAATATCACCTGCAGGTCGACACCAACATCCCCGCGATGCTCGCAGGCGCCGAACAGATCGTCGAGCACCTGCAGCAGACGCTGGGGATCGAACTGGGCCAGACCACGGACGACGGCATGTTCACGCTCTCGCAGGTCGAGGATCTGGGATCGTGCGGCACCTGCCCGGTGATCCAGGTCAACGACCGCTACTACGAGAACATGACCACGGCCAAGACCGACGAGCTGCTCCAGAGCCTGCGCAGCGGTGTGATGCCCGAGCGGCCCGACCAGGGCAACTTCGGCAGCGCCTGCGACATTTTGCTCAAGCATCGCGGCACGGCCGATTCGACCAAGATCGAGACCTACCTGGCCGACGGCGGCTACCAGTCGCTGGAAAAGGCGCTGTCGTTAGAACCGAACGAAGTGCTGAGCCAGGTCAAAGAATCGAAAATCCGCGGACGCGGCGGCGCGGGATTCCCCATGGGCCTCAAGTGGAGCTTCCTGCCCAAGGGCGTGGACAAGCCGGTCTACCTGATCTGCAACGCGGACGAGGGCGAGCCGGGCACGTTCAAGGACCGCCAGATCATGGAGTTCGATCCGCACCTGCTGATCGAGGGCATGGCCATTTCCGGCTACGCCATCGGCTCCAAGGTCGGATTTATCTACATCCGCGGTGAGTTCGAGTGGATCGCCGACATCCTCGATGCGGCGATCGACGAGGCGCGCCAGGCCAACAAGCTCGGCGTTGATATCCTGGGCAAGGGATTCGATTTCGAGATCGTCGTACACCTGGGCGCGGGCGCCTACGTCTGCGGCGAGGAGACGGCGTTGATCGAGTCGCTCGAGGGCAAACGCGGAAATCCGCGGCTCAAACCGCCCTTCCCCGCGGTCGAAGGCTTCGACGGCTGCCCGACCATCGTCAACAACGTCGAGACCCTCTCCAACGTGCCCTACATCTTGCAGCACGGTCCCGAGGCCTATCTAAAGATCGGCGTGGAGAACAACTACGGCCCCAAGATCTTCGGCGTCTCGGGCCACGTCAACAAACCGGGCACCTACGAGTATCCCCTGGGCACCACCCTGGACGAGCTGATCGAGGTTGCGGGCGGAGTCAAGGGCAACATGAAGGCCGTGATCGTCGGCGGACTCTCGGTGCCGATCCTTACCGCCGAACAGGCCAAGGGTCTGTGCATGGATTACGACTCGTGCATGAAAAAGGGCACGATGCTCGGCTCCGGCGGAATCATCGTGATCAACGACCAGACCAGCATTCCGCAGGTGGCCCTGCGCACCATTAAGTTCTACGCCCACGAGTCCTGCGGCCAGTGCATCCCCTGCCGCAAAGGATCGAACACCATCAAAAACCTGCTGACCAAGATCGTCCAGGGACACGGCAAGCCCGAGGATATCGAGACCATCCTGCGACTGTGCGCCACGATCAAGGGCTCGACCCTGTGTCCCACGGGAGACGCGTTCGCCATGCCGATCGAGGCGATGATCAAAACCTTCCGCAGCGAGTTCGACGCGCTGGTCCAATAG